The following is a genomic window from Bacteroidales bacterium.
GGCCAGCAGCATACCTGCTTTCTTTTCGCTCTCTGCTTTGTTAACGGACACCTGAATGAGCTCCACCTCAAAGGAGTGATCTCTAAAATAATGATAAGCCTGATACATGGTATCGATCAGGATAGCGGTGGCCACCACAATGCTTCCTTCAGGAGCCTTCTGGCCTATCAGATCCAGGATCTTCCCAAGGTTGCCGCCGGAGCCTCCGATAAAGTATTTATTTATATTTTCAAGGTCTTTCATGCCTGCCGGCGCCAAGGCTTGTAAAAGTTTTACATTGGCAAGATGATGCTTTAGGATATTTTTGCGGATCAGATCCACAGCATCATCTTTCCGCTCAATGGCAATAACATTGCCTTGAGTTAACTGCAAGGCAGCCTCTATGGCAACAGAACCCGTCCCCGCCCCTATATCCATTAGAGAATCATTGCTTTTTAGTTCCAGTTTCTCCAGCACAATGGCACGTATCTCTTCTTTGGTCATGGGAACATCGCCCTTTATAAAAGCCGTATCTTTCATGATATTTCCTGATTTTCAATGATCACAGAACAGAGTGAAAAATCCTGATTAAGCGAAAGCGCTTCACTGGCCCGCATGGTTAGAATCTGTTCATCGTTATAGGAAAGGTTGCAACCTATATGCATGATCAGATGTCCGTAGCCATGGTCCGTCAAATGCCGGGCAATGGCTTTGTAGTTATTTTTCCTGTCGGTCAACAGAAACACAGAACTGTAGACATCCAGCTTGCTGATGTAATCCTTGTCTTTTCCATGGACCGAGGCGAAGAAAGCATTTTCATAGCCCAGCCCCAGTCTGGCATAGAAATACTGAAACGAGCTGATGCCTGGTGTCAGGGTAATACGCTCATCTGGAAACGTGGCTAGAAGAAACCGGCGCAGCGAATAAAAACCCGTATCGCCTGAAACGAGTATAACAATATGCTTACCGGCATGCCTTTCAATATCGGATTTCAGATTGG
Proteins encoded in this region:
- the cbiT gene encoding precorrin-6Y C5,15-methyltransferase (decarboxylating) subunit CbiT, with the protein product MKDTAFIKGDVPMTKEEIRAIVLEKLELKSNDSLMDIGAGTGSVAIEAALQLTQGNVIAIERKDDAVDLIRKNILKHHLANVKLLQALAPAGMKDLENINKYFIGGSGGNLGKILDLIGQKAPEGSIVVATAILIDTMYQAYHYFRDHSFEVELIQVSVNKAESEKKAGMLLAANPIFILTAKKKHVHG
- the cbiE gene encoding precorrin-6y C5,15-methyltransferase (decarboxylating) subunit CbiE; the protein is MINDETHISVCGIGPGNPDLIPNAVFKQVDKAEVLMGGKRQLAIFSDRDKTTCVFDGRTANLKSDIERHAGKHIVILVSGDTGFYSLRRFLLATFPDERITLTPGISSFQYFYARLGLGYENAFFASVHGKDKDYISKLDVYSSVFLLTDRKNNYKAIARHLTDHGYGHLIMHIGCNLSYNDEQILTMRASEALSLNQDFSLCSVIIENQEIS